The Deinococcus aquiradiocola genome contains a region encoding:
- a CDS encoding S8 family serine peptidase, with the protein MRSFRLIHTAGPLLLLTAALASCGSQTGTQAQTPTQTASTDTTGPQIVTVRVRAGTTEADVQARYPQGRVLDLHASEGYAQVWVPTLAAATPASAGTLSLNAQAVTATTTEPDLTLASSVTAPDEAGAQGNGAWAGGNGAWAGGYSAITGTTTTATTFSENLAAWTLLDVTGAQKLSPTLGKGIRVAVLDTGVDINHPGLAGRLDVASGWDYVGGDATPQEENTATSGYSKSYGHGTAVSGIILQVAPNATIVPYRVLNPNGAGKLSNIIMAINDAVKYGSKVINLSLGATYASPALSTAISSAIRSGVMVVASSGNSGDDKVTYPARYSTDMQATLGGGLVSVGSENVTQKKSSFSCYGTLDFLMPGESIVTTFPGAQRAAATGTSFAAPMVSGAVALAMSNGRTDVIALYRSMKLSGIAPTDTAYTGLLGNGTLNIGKLMGTK; encoded by the coding sequence ATGCGCAGCTTCAGACTCATCCACACCGCCGGTCCACTCCTGCTCCTCACGGCAGCGCTCGCCTCCTGCGGCAGCCAGACCGGCACGCAGGCACAGACGCCCACCCAGACCGCCAGCACCGACACCACCGGCCCGCAGATCGTGACCGTCCGGGTCCGCGCCGGGACCACCGAGGCCGACGTGCAGGCCCGCTACCCGCAGGGCCGCGTCCTCGACCTGCACGCCAGCGAAGGCTACGCGCAGGTGTGGGTCCCCACCCTCGCCGCCGCCACGCCCGCCAGCGCCGGCACGCTCAGCCTGAACGCGCAGGCCGTGACCGCCACCACCACCGAACCCGACCTCACCCTCGCCTCCAGCGTCACCGCGCCCGACGAGGCCGGCGCGCAGGGCAACGGCGCCTGGGCAGGCGGTAACGGTGCCTGGGCGGGCGGGTACAGCGCCATCACCGGCACCACCACCACCGCCACCACCTTCAGCGAGAACCTCGCCGCCTGGACGCTTCTCGACGTGACCGGCGCACAGAAACTCAGCCCCACCCTCGGCAAAGGCATCCGCGTCGCCGTGCTCGACACCGGCGTCGACATCAACCACCCCGGCCTCGCCGGACGCCTCGACGTCGCCTCCGGCTGGGACTACGTCGGCGGTGACGCCACCCCCCAGGAAGAGAACACCGCCACCAGCGGTTACAGCAAATCCTACGGGCACGGCACCGCCGTCTCCGGCATCATCCTGCAGGTCGCCCCGAACGCCACCATCGTCCCGTACCGCGTCCTGAACCCCAACGGCGCCGGGAAACTCTCCAACATCATCATGGCCATCAACGACGCCGTGAAGTACGGCTCCAAAGTCATCAACCTGTCCCTCGGCGCCACCTACGCCTCTCCCGCCCTCAGCACCGCCATCAGCAGCGCCATCCGGAGCGGCGTCATGGTCGTCGCCAGCAGCGGCAACTCCGGCGACGACAAGGTCACGTACCCCGCCCGGTACAGCACCGACATGCAGGCCACGCTCGGCGGCGGCCTCGTCAGCGTCGGCAGCGAGAACGTCACGCAGAAGAAGAGCAGCTTCTCCTGCTACGGCACCCTGGACTTCCTGATGCCCGGCGAGAGCATCGTCACCACGTTCCCCGGCGCGCAGCGCGCCGCCGCCACCGGCACGTCCTTCGCCGCCCCCATGGTCAGCGGCGCCGTCGCCCTCGCCATGAGCAACGGCCGCACCGACGTCATCGCGCTGTACAGGAGCATGAAACTCAGCGGCATCGCCCCCACCGACACCGCCTACACCGGCCTGCTCGGCAACGGCACCCTCAACATCGGCAAGCTCATGGGAACCAAGTGA
- a CDS encoding winged helix-turn-helix domain-containing protein has translation MTEAAYSDPDRWTTPGPRGVLPPALDLDPARRAVSVDGHTVPLTAKEYLLFELLYSSRGRLFTRDDILERIWGLDFLGEARIVDAYVKRLRSKLGPGAIETVRGLGYRCPLPELVGVAQPHLQRLPPEARLLTRLAQRILQVTDPAHIVANVQELLRDHYNVREVSLWSMPDRTLLGYAGSPQVSSLPAGAALNGTDGRPDLLCVPLGTGQPDQGPWALLAFWDGSGRDGWPVDVRSALDAVAGLVNPALRLNGEIRGRELAEQQVRQLNTELERRVQARTQDLARANADLSALYGLAQELAGAASLPEVLSRGLSILAQLAGATVCSLWRLHHTELSCLGAYTPDREERTHAQQQQSAALTRLLRQSVACTSVQSVLTRTASLPDGRQVLLIPVACGAAGVHALHLELPGEIPDDLSLLDAAARSFGLAFERQTQTLMLEHVALSDELTGLPNRRALLTDLAAELSYSQRHRTSLTLSLFELPNIRDVNSTAGFAAGNDLIRALADELRRTLRLEDRMYRLSGAVVASLVRSVDLHERHALSARLNALAATFPAGTDGGTLRVSHASSPDETSELSDLLHLALARLEEQPEPPPGPA, from the coding sequence ATGACCGAAGCCGCGTACTCCGACCCGGACCGCTGGACCACGCCCGGCCCGCGCGGCGTCCTGCCGCCCGCCCTGGACCTCGATCCGGCCCGGCGTGCCGTGAGCGTCGACGGGCACACCGTGCCGCTCACCGCCAAGGAATACCTGCTGTTCGAACTGCTGTACAGCTCGCGCGGCCGTCTCTTTACCCGCGACGACATCCTGGAGCGCATCTGGGGCCTGGATTTCCTGGGCGAGGCGCGCATCGTGGACGCGTACGTCAAGCGGCTGCGCAGCAAGCTCGGGCCGGGCGCCATCGAGACGGTGCGCGGCCTCGGGTACCGCTGCCCGCTGCCTGAACTGGTGGGCGTGGCGCAGCCGCACCTGCAGCGCCTTCCGCCCGAGGCGCGCCTCCTGACGCGCCTCGCGCAGCGCATCCTGCAGGTCACGGACCCCGCCCACATCGTCGCGAACGTGCAGGAACTGCTGCGCGACCATTACAACGTGCGCGAGGTGTCGCTGTGGTCCATGCCGGACCGGACGCTGCTCGGGTACGCGGGCAGCCCGCAGGTGTCGTCCCTGCCCGCCGGGGCCGCCCTGAACGGCACGGACGGCCGCCCCGACCTGCTGTGCGTGCCGCTCGGGACCGGCCAGCCGGACCAGGGCCCCTGGGCGCTCCTGGCCTTCTGGGACGGGTCCGGCCGCGACGGGTGGCCCGTCGACGTGCGCTCCGCGCTGGACGCCGTCGCGGGCCTCGTGAACCCCGCCCTGCGGCTCAACGGTGAGATCCGGGGCCGTGAACTGGCCGAACAGCAGGTCCGGCAATTGAATACCGAACTCGAACGGCGCGTGCAGGCGCGCACGCAGGACCTCGCCCGCGCCAACGCCGACCTCAGCGCCCTGTACGGCCTCGCGCAGGAACTCGCGGGCGCCGCGAGCCTCCCGGAAGTCCTGTCGCGCGGCCTGAGCATCCTCGCGCAGCTGGCGGGCGCCACCGTCTGCTCGCTGTGGCGCCTGCACCACACCGAACTCTCCTGCCTGGGCGCGTACACCCCGGACCGCGAGGAGCGCACGCACGCGCAGCAGCAGCAGTCCGCCGCGCTCACCCGCCTGCTGCGGCAGTCCGTGGCGTGCACGTCCGTGCAGAGCGTCCTGACGCGCACCGCGTCCCTGCCGGACGGACGGCAGGTGCTGCTCATCCCGGTCGCGTGCGGCGCGGCGGGCGTGCACGCCCTGCACCTCGAACTGCCCGGCGAGATCCCCGACGACCTGAGCCTGCTGGACGCGGCCGCCCGGTCCTTCGGGCTGGCGTTCGAACGGCAGACGCAGACCCTGATGCTCGAACACGTCGCGCTGAGCGACGAACTGACGGGCCTGCCCAACCGCCGCGCGCTCCTCACGGACCTCGCCGCGGAACTGTCGTACAGCCAGCGGCACCGCACTTCCCTCACGCTCAGCCTCTTCGAACTCCCGAACATCCGGGACGTGAACAGCACGGCGGGCTTCGCGGCCGGGAACGACCTGATCCGCGCGCTGGCCGACGAACTGCGCCGCACGCTGCGCCTCGAGGACCGCATGTACCGCCTGAGCGGCGCGGTCGTCGCGAGCCTCGTGCGGTCCGTGGACCTGCACGAACGCCACGCCCTCAGCGCCCGCCTGAATGCCCTGGCCGCCACCTTTCCTGCCGGAACGGACGGCGGCACGCTGCGCGTCAGTCACGCCAGTTCCCCCGACGAGACGTCCGAACTGTCCGACCTGCTGCACCTCGCGCTCGCGCGACTGGAAGAGCAGCCCGAGCCGCCCCCCGGCCCCGCATGA
- the purF gene encoding amidophosphoribosyltransferase, producing the protein MTLPADDLLELQGHQHDALQDPDLDKPREECGVFGMYSPQPADLAWMTYLGIFAMQHRGQEAAGICVSDGEKFHVEKDLGLVTQVFDERRLDSLRLANARVSIGHVRYSTTGSNLRFNAQPLTTRTNKGILGLAHNGNFVNAREVRNAMLMEGALFATTNDSEVMLNLIARESHMDLVEATAAAMQQLKGGYACVLMSRTQLIGFRDPNGVRPLVIGQRDSENGNSGAYVLASEPCALFAVGARLIRDVAPGELVWIDRDGLHSLMVHPAAPTPCAFEWIYFARVDSVLDGVDSHAARLRMGAQLAREQPVEADIVVPVPDSGMVAAIGYARESGIPFDYGLYKNPYAGRTFIAPTQEARELKVKMKLSPTAAVAGKRVILVDDSIVRGTTSRQIVNLLREAGATEVHFRVCSPPIKHPCFYGIDTAARKELVASTHSIEEIRELIGADTLSFISEQGLRDAVNGPGLCLACFNGEYPAGTPLINDLDKLALEV; encoded by the coding sequence ATGACCCTGCCCGCAGACGACCTCCTCGAACTCCAGGGGCACCAGCACGACGCCCTGCAGGACCCGGACCTCGACAAGCCCCGCGAGGAGTGCGGCGTGTTCGGCATGTACTCCCCGCAGCCCGCCGACCTCGCCTGGATGACGTACCTCGGCATCTTCGCCATGCAGCACCGGGGCCAGGAAGCGGCGGGCATCTGCGTCAGCGACGGCGAGAAATTCCACGTCGAGAAGGACCTGGGCCTCGTCACGCAGGTGTTCGACGAACGCCGCCTCGACAGCCTCCGCCTCGCGAACGCCCGCGTCAGCATCGGTCACGTCCGGTACAGCACCACCGGCAGCAACCTGCGCTTCAACGCCCAGCCGCTCACCACCCGCACCAACAAGGGCATCCTGGGCCTCGCGCACAACGGCAACTTCGTCAACGCCCGCGAGGTCCGCAACGCCATGCTGATGGAAGGCGCCCTGTTCGCCACCACCAACGACAGCGAAGTCATGCTGAACCTCATCGCGCGCGAAAGCCACATGGACCTCGTGGAAGCCACCGCCGCCGCCATGCAGCAACTCAAGGGCGGGTACGCCTGCGTCCTCATGAGCCGCACGCAACTCATCGGGTTCCGCGACCCGAACGGCGTCCGCCCCCTCGTGATCGGCCAGCGGGACAGCGAGAACGGCAACAGCGGCGCGTACGTGCTGGCGTCCGAACCGTGCGCCCTGTTCGCGGTGGGCGCCCGCCTGATCCGCGACGTGGCGCCCGGCGAACTCGTCTGGATCGACCGCGACGGCCTGCACAGCCTCATGGTGCACCCCGCCGCCCCCACCCCCTGCGCCTTCGAATGGATCTACTTCGCCCGCGTCGACAGCGTCCTCGACGGCGTCGACAGCCACGCCGCGCGGCTGCGCATGGGCGCCCAGCTCGCGCGCGAACAGCCGGTCGAGGCGGACATCGTCGTGCCCGTCCCCGACTCCGGCATGGTCGCCGCCATCGGCTACGCCCGCGAGAGCGGCATCCCCTTCGACTACGGCCTGTACAAGAACCCCTACGCGGGCCGCACGTTCATCGCGCCCACCCAGGAAGCCCGCGAACTGAAAGTCAAGATGAAGCTCTCCCCCACCGCCGCCGTCGCCGGGAAACGCGTCATCCTCGTGGACGACAGCATCGTGCGCGGCACCACCAGCCGCCAGATCGTGAACCTCCTGCGCGAGGCGGGCGCCACCGAAGTGCACTTCCGCGTGTGCAGCCCACCCATCAAGCACCCGTGCTTCTACGGCATCGACACCGCCGCCCGCAAGGAACTCGTGGCGAGCACGCACAGCATCGAGGAGATCCGCGAACTGATCGGCGCGGACACCCTGAGCTTCATCTCGGAACAGGGCCTGCGCGACGCCGTGAACGGCCCCGGCCTGTGCCTCGCCTGCTTCAACGGCGAATACCCCGCCGGAACACCACTGATTAACGATCTGGACAAGCTGGCGCTCGAAGTCTGA
- a CDS encoding FAD-binding oxidoreductase, whose translation MTLPHPLARDLTRQLGPRKVLSTPGERRMYSYDAIQMGVVPVCVVLPESTQDVALAVKAARAAGLPVVGRGAASGLSGGAAPAEPSLVISFTRMTRLSIDAARREAHAQAGVVTLKVSDAARPHGLVYPPDPASFRTSTIGGNLAENAGGPMCFKYGVSGDYVRGLQFVDADGDIHDLTRDAYDLAGLLIGSEGTLGLITEATLRLSTPARYTRTLMSSFARVGDAADAVSRAIAAGAVPAKLEFMDRACVNAIEDYLNIGLPRAAGAVLLVDTDGDDLDTVQEELELVERACTSSGGEVRRAATDADAAALWQARRSVSPALGRIRPQRMNEDIVVPRSVLGEVVREIEALGQASGLKLVQFGHIGDGNLHPNILFDPRTESEEAVHALAHRIASVAIRHGGVLSGEHGIGSMKLPFMAEAVDPVTMSALWDAKHALDPQGRLNPGKVLPSPDGLGGAHD comes from the coding sequence GTGACGCTCCCCCACCCGCTCGCGCGGGACCTGACGCGGCAGCTCGGGCCGCGCAAGGTGCTCAGCACGCCCGGCGAGCGCCGCATGTACTCCTACGACGCCATCCAGATGGGCGTCGTGCCGGTGTGCGTCGTCCTGCCGGAAAGCACGCAGGACGTGGCGCTGGCCGTGAAGGCCGCGCGCGCGGCGGGCCTGCCGGTGGTGGGGCGCGGCGCGGCCAGCGGCCTGAGCGGCGGGGCCGCGCCCGCCGAGCCGTCCCTGGTGATCAGCTTCACGCGCATGACGCGCCTGAGCATCGACGCGGCGCGCCGCGAGGCGCACGCGCAGGCGGGCGTCGTGACGCTCAAGGTGAGCGACGCGGCCCGCCCGCACGGCCTGGTGTACCCGCCCGACCCGGCCAGTTTCCGGACGAGCACCATCGGCGGGAACCTCGCCGAGAACGCGGGCGGCCCGATGTGCTTCAAGTACGGCGTGAGCGGCGACTACGTCAGGGGCCTGCAGTTCGTGGACGCGGACGGCGACATTCACGACCTGACGCGGGACGCCTACGACCTCGCGGGCCTGCTGATCGGCTCCGAGGGCACGCTGGGCCTCATCACGGAGGCCACGCTGCGCCTGAGCACCCCGGCCCGCTACACCCGCACCCTGATGAGCAGTTTCGCGCGGGTGGGCGACGCGGCGGACGCCGTGAGCCGCGCCATCGCGGCGGGCGCCGTGCCCGCCAAGCTGGAGTTCATGGACCGTGCCTGCGTGAACGCCATCGAGGACTACCTGAACATCGGGCTGCCCAGGGCGGCGGGCGCCGTGCTGCTCGTCGACACGGACGGCGACGACCTCGACACCGTGCAGGAGGAGCTGGAGCTGGTGGAGCGCGCCTGCACCTCCAGCGGGGGAGAGGTGCGGCGCGCCGCGACGGACGCGGACGCGGCGGCGCTGTGGCAGGCGCGGCGCAGCGTGTCGCCCGCCCTGGGCCGCATCCGGCCGCAGCGCATGAACGAGGACATCGTCGTGCCGCGCAGCGTGCTGGGCGAGGTGGTGCGCGAGATCGAGGCGCTCGGGCAGGCGTCCGGCCTGAAGCTCGTGCAGTTCGGGCACATCGGGGACGGCAACCTGCACCCCAACATCCTGTTCGATCCCCGGACCGAGAGCGAGGAGGCGGTGCATGCCCTCGCGCACCGGATCGCGAGCGTCGCCATCCGGCACGGCGGCGTCCTGAGCGGCGAGCACGGGATCGGCAGCATGAAACTGCCGTTCATGGCCGAGGCGGTCGACCCGGTCACGATGTCGGCCCTGTGGGACGCCAAGCACGCCCTCGACCCGCAGGGCCGCCTGAATCCCGGCAAGGTCCTGCCCTCGCCGGACGGCCTGGGAGGCGCCCATGATTGA
- a CDS encoding tetratricopeptide repeat protein, which translates to MTQENHGTAAGVVHDHPHAPDAAQLERLAARAREAFTRDDDAALHDVAHAYLSLATRQYDDAATAEALSYLITAEQRQGQYLQVMEHLRQETEVRARLGDWVGQVECLSNLGMLYSTLGDHAEALTTLFQCQQLSLQYAEVPAEYHAACLVNIGHTYLALQQYAQALEYLLPGLDAASAAQDLGTQLAALSELGLVYKAQGQHPLAIETLTRGLDLARTHDAQEQIDLTDNLGQVYSELGDLNRARDLFLRSLQQAEEHGDLQGRVNAQLSLGRLNFTLGDLGEAERLLLAARDTALQHNLHQSALDVYHALAQGFETHGQLAAAYPHLRAYQDLSRQLFNDNSERRIQTLTARFEAERARQEAEMYRQIGEVSQTARLRAEETVRQRTTELEAAQVEIVTRLGMAAEYRDDETGQHTRRVGELSGHLAQALGLPHETVDLIRWAARLHDIGKIGIPDSVLLKNGHYTPEEFARMKAHTVIGAKVLEGSTSPLLRMAEEIARTHHERWDGRGYPAGLSGEDIPISGRIVAVADVFDALTTARLYKPAWTVDAALTEMRQLAGQQFDPVVVDCLTVLIESNISAVGDLMHARPAPPRVPQPRHPQPPGAPDAAPPEGTNALAELLDRIWATRQTQPQEAEALAREALRQAQAGDDQYLLGRAHYAVGTFKFMSSDFEEALSHLVTGLDLAVSLGHLALQADCANYIAGVYNSLADYDKATEHLSVVLRIAREEKDRLREAHCLHNLGFVNIASRDLDAAQTYLSQSLATYREIGDHVGEITAMSTFASLAFEQGDYELAVQLALQTIREAGEYEQPYLESLAQSTAGKAYARLDRYDLAESLQQASLAYSVASGYKQSQAWSLYELGQVYQQRGEADRATGMYEEALTLAVELSVKELEMKVYRSLSELSAAANDPARALEYYQKHHAVELEIFNQEASLKTRALMVQLEVERAKSEAQIYKLRSIELANANEALERVNAEKSGLVNMLEDQSRLLRRQLSEDGLTGLYNRKHIEGLLQHEFWQQKSSAQLLCIAMVDIDHFKQINDRFSHLVGDQVLRVVAQLFTQTCRPSDSIGRYGGEEFLFVFPGTTLEQGRAVCERVQNAVRQYPWEQVHPGLSVTLSIGVVADLNVPNHERLISRADTKLYEAKNSGRDRICL; encoded by the coding sequence ATGACCCAGGAGAACCACGGCACAGCGGCAGGCGTGGTTCACGACCACCCTCACGCACCGGACGCGGCGCAGCTCGAACGGCTGGCCGCGCGCGCCCGCGAGGCCTTCACGCGGGACGACGACGCGGCCCTCCACGACGTCGCGCACGCGTACCTGTCGCTCGCCACGCGCCAGTACGACGACGCCGCCACCGCCGAGGCCCTCTCGTACCTCATCACGGCCGAACAGCGGCAGGGCCAGTACCTGCAGGTCATGGAGCACCTGCGGCAGGAGACCGAGGTGCGCGCCCGCCTGGGCGACTGGGTGGGGCAGGTCGAGTGCCTCAGCAACCTCGGCATGCTGTACTCCACCCTCGGCGACCACGCCGAGGCGCTCACCACCCTCTTCCAGTGCCAGCAGCTGTCTCTGCAGTACGCCGAGGTGCCCGCCGAGTACCACGCCGCGTGCCTCGTGAACATCGGGCACACGTACCTCGCGCTGCAGCAGTACGCGCAGGCCCTCGAGTACCTGCTGCCCGGCCTGGACGCCGCGAGCGCCGCGCAGGACCTCGGCACGCAGCTCGCGGCGCTCAGCGAACTGGGCCTCGTGTACAAGGCGCAGGGCCAGCACCCGCTCGCCATCGAGACGCTCACGCGCGGCCTGGACCTCGCCCGCACGCACGACGCGCAGGAACAGATCGACCTGACCGACAACCTCGGACAGGTGTACAGCGAACTCGGCGACCTGAACCGCGCCCGCGACCTGTTCCTGCGTTCGCTGCAGCAGGCCGAGGAGCACGGCGACCTGCAGGGCCGCGTGAACGCGCAGCTCAGCCTGGGCCGCCTGAACTTCACGCTGGGCGACCTGGGCGAGGCCGAACGCCTGCTGCTCGCCGCGCGCGACACGGCCCTGCAGCACAACCTGCACCAGTCGGCCCTCGACGTGTACCACGCGCTCGCGCAGGGCTTCGAGACGCACGGGCAACTCGCGGCCGCGTACCCGCACCTGCGCGCGTACCAGGACCTGTCCCGGCAGCTGTTCAACGACAACAGCGAGCGCCGCATCCAGACGCTCACCGCGCGATTCGAGGCGGAACGTGCGCGGCAGGAGGCGGAAATGTACCGCCAGATCGGCGAGGTGTCCCAGACGGCCCGCCTGCGCGCCGAGGAGACCGTCCGGCAACGCACCACCGAACTGGAGGCCGCTCAGGTCGAGATCGTCACGCGGCTCGGCATGGCCGCCGAGTACCGCGACGACGAGACGGGCCAGCACACGCGCCGCGTCGGTGAACTGTCCGGCCACCTCGCGCAGGCGCTCGGCCTGCCGCACGAGACCGTCGACCTGATCCGCTGGGCGGCCCGCCTGCACGACATCGGCAAGATCGGCATTCCGGACAGCGTGCTCCTCAAGAACGGGCACTACACCCCGGAAGAATTCGCGCGCATGAAGGCCCACACCGTCATCGGCGCGAAGGTGCTGGAGGGCAGCACCTCCCCGCTGCTCCGGATGGCCGAGGAGATCGCGCGCACGCACCACGAACGCTGGGACGGACGCGGCTACCCGGCGGGCCTGAGCGGCGAGGACATCCCCATCTCCGGGCGGATCGTGGCGGTCGCGGACGTGTTCGACGCGCTCACCACCGCCCGCCTGTACAAGCCCGCCTGGACGGTGGACGCCGCCCTGACCGAGATGCGGCAGCTGGCGGGCCAGCAGTTCGACCCGGTGGTCGTCGACTGCCTGACCGTCCTGATCGAGTCGAACATCAGCGCGGTCGGAGACCTCATGCACGCCCGCCCGGCCCCGCCCAGGGTCCCGCAGCCGCGTCACCCGCAGCCGCCCGGAGCGCCGGACGCTGCCCCGCCGGAGGGCACGAACGCCCTCGCGGAACTGCTGGACCGCATCTGGGCCACCCGGCAGACGCAGCCGCAGGAGGCCGAGGCCCTCGCCCGCGAGGCGCTGCGGCAGGCGCAGGCCGGAGACGACCAGTACCTGCTGGGGCGCGCGCACTACGCGGTCGGGACCTTCAAGTTCATGTCCTCGGACTTCGAGGAGGCGCTCAGTCACCTCGTGACGGGCCTGGACCTCGCCGTGTCGCTCGGGCACCTCGCGCTGCAGGCGGACTGTGCGAACTACATCGCGGGCGTGTACAACTCGCTCGCGGATTACGACAAGGCCACCGAGCACCTCTCGGTGGTGCTGCGGATCGCGCGGGAAGAGAAGGACCGGCTCCGCGAGGCGCACTGCCTGCACAACCTCGGCTTCGTGAATATCGCGAGCCGCGATCTGGACGCAGCCCAGACATACCTCAGCCAGAGCCTCGCCACGTACCGCGAGATCGGCGATCATGTGGGCGAGATCACGGCCATGAGCACCTTCGCGAGCCTCGCCTTCGAGCAGGGCGACTACGAACTCGCCGTGCAGCTCGCCCTGCAGACCATCCGCGAGGCGGGAGAGTACGAGCAGCCGTACCTGGAGTCGCTCGCGCAGTCCACGGCAGGCAAGGCCTACGCCCGCCTCGACCGGTACGACCTCGCGGAGAGCCTGCAGCAGGCGTCGCTCGCGTACTCCGTGGCGTCCGGGTACAAGCAGTCGCAGGCGTGGAGTCTGTACGAGCTGGGGCAGGTGTACCAGCAGCGCGGCGAGGCGGACCGCGCCACCGGCATGTACGAGGAGGCCCTCACGCTGGCGGTGGAGCTGAGTGTCAAGGAACTGGAGATGAAGGTGTACCGCAGCCTGTCGGAACTGAGTGCCGCCGCGAACGACCCGGCCCGCGCGCTGGAGTACTACCAGAAGCACCACGCGGTGGAGCTGGAGATCTTCAATCAGGAGGCGTCCCTGAAGACGCGGGCGCTGATGGTGCAGCTGGAGGTGGAGCGCGCGAAGTCCGAAGCGCAGATCTACAAGCTGCGCAGCATCGAACTCGCGAACGCGAACGAGGCGCTGGAACGCGTGAACGCCGAGAAGAGCGGCCTGGTGAACATGCTGGAGGACCAGTCGCGGCTGTTGCGGCGGCAGCTGTCGGAGGACGGACTGACGGGACTGTACAACCGCAAGCACATCGAGGGCCTGCTGCAGCACGAGTTCTGGCAGCAGAAGTCCTCGGCGCAGCTGCTGTGCATCGCGATGGTGGACATCGATCACTTCAAGCAGATCAACGACCGGTTCTCGCACCTGGTGGGCGATCAGGTGCTGCGGGTGGTGGCGCAGCTGTTCACGCAGACGTGCCGTCCGAGCGACTCCATCGGCCGGTACGGCGGGGAGGAGTTCCTGTTCGTGTTTCCCGGTACGACGCTGGAGCAGGGGCGCGCGGTGTGCGAGCGCGTGCAGAACGCCGTGCGGCAGTACCCGTGGGAGCAGGTGCATCCGGGTCTGAGCGTGACGCTGTCGATCGGGGTGGTGGCGGACCTGAACGTCCCGAACCACGAGCGGCTCATCTCGCGCGCCGACACCAAGCTGTACGAGGCGAAGAACAGCGGCCGCGACCGCATCTGCCTGTAG
- a CDS encoding DUF5639 domain-containing protein: MIEVSAADQYVTVSGSTTLPEVYAALPAGLYPPFPPLDLPGGVGDLVTRGGFGQTFFFGAEVLGLTFVAPSGRTLVAGGRTVKNVQGYDLTRPFVGSFGQLGQAQTVTLRLRPGLMAAHHARPGRLEDAPVTAARYLWQEGGTLHAFHFGHVREVESVMRAFGGEPVTAPPDYRALYPDGMGVGTDGPLRDARFTWANGGHVPDAPPLFLKLAARL; this comes from the coding sequence ATGATTGAAGTGTCGGCCGCCGACCAGTACGTGACCGTCAGCGGCAGCACGACGCTGCCGGAGGTGTACGCCGCGCTGCCTGCCGGACTGTACCCGCCGTTCCCGCCGCTCGACCTGCCGGGCGGCGTGGGGGACCTCGTGACGCGCGGCGGTTTCGGGCAGACGTTCTTTTTCGGGGCGGAAGTGCTCGGCCTGACCTTCGTGGCGCCCAGCGGACGGACGCTCGTGGCGGGCGGGCGCACCGTCAAGAACGTGCAGGGCTACGACCTGACCAGACCCTTCGTGGGCAGCTTCGGGCAGCTCGGGCAGGCGCAGACGGTGACGCTGCGCCTGCGGCCCGGCCTGATGGCCGCGCACCACGCCCGCCCCGGCCGCCTGGAAGACGCGCCCGTCACGGCGGCACGCTACCTGTGGCAGGAGGGCGGGACGCTGCACGCCTTTCATTTCGGGCACGTGCGCGAGGTGGAGAGCGTCATGCGGGCCTTCGGGGGCGAGCCCGTCACGGCGCCGCCCGACTACCGCGCCCTGTACCCGGACGGGATGGGGGTCGGGACGGACGGCCCGCTGCGGGACGCGCGCTTCACGTGGGCGAACGGCGGGCACGTGCCGGACGCCCCGCCCCTGTTCCTGAAGCTCGCCGCGCGCCTCTGA